A part of Helicobacter fennelliae genomic DNA contains:
- a CDS encoding ABC transporter ATP-binding protein has product MLIQISQLSKTYGVNVALNDINLQISQGKIIGLLGPNGSGKTTLIKVLMGLLKQYSGSVLINQNPLNDSSKALISYLPDKNCIPLEWSISYALKFFSDFFADFDSYKAKELASQLNLNPYAKIKTLSKGNKEKIALILSLSRQAQLYIFDEPIAGVDPIARERVFKLIMDNYNKQASVIIATHLVYDVQKILDEVIFLDRGQIKLHKPISEILTEHSNLANLEEIYKEYFRC; this is encoded by the coding sequence GTGCTTATCCAAATTTCACAATTATCAAAAACTTATGGCGTCAATGTCGCACTCAATGATATTAATTTGCAAATATCACAAGGAAAGATTATCGGGCTACTTGGTCCAAATGGTAGTGGCAAAACAACATTGATAAAAGTCCTTATGGGATTACTAAAGCAATATAGTGGCAGTGTTTTGATTAACCAAAATCCGCTCAATGACTCTTCAAAAGCACTTATCTCGTATCTTCCTGATAAAAATTGCATTCCGCTTGAGTGGAGCATATCGTATGCATTGAAATTTTTTAGTGATTTTTTTGCTGACTTTGATAGCTACAAAGCCAAAGAACTCGCATCCCAGCTCAATCTCAATCCATATGCCAAAATAAAAACCCTCTCAAAAGGCAATAAAGAAAAAATCGCCCTTATTTTGTCGCTCTCCCGCCAAGCTCAATTATATATCTTTGATGAGCCAATCGCAGGTGTCGATCCCATCGCAAGAGAGCGTGTTTTTAAGCTCATTATGGATAATTACAACAAGCAAGCAAGTGTGATTATCGCTACGCATTTGGTGTATGATGTCCAAAAAATCTTAGATGAGGTGATTTTTTTAGATCGTGGGCAAATCAAGCTTCATAAGCCTATTTCTGAAATCCTCACCGAGCATTCAAATCTTGCAAATCTTGAAGAAATCTACAAGGAGTATTTTAGATGTTGA
- the fliS gene encoding flagellar export chaperone FliS: MMRSNAYSLYQQNNVSVESPAKLIEMLYEGILRFGGQARRNIECGDIEKKIYYINRITDIFTELLNILDYEKGGDVAVYLTGLYTHQIKLLTQANVENNPEKIDIVLNVAKGLLEAWREIHHNELVQ; encoded by the coding sequence ATGATGAGAAGCAATGCTTATAGTTTGTATCAGCAAAATAATGTTTCAGTAGAATCTCCAGCCAAGCTTATTGAAATGCTCTATGAGGGGATTTTGAGATTTGGTGGTCAAGCAAGGCGCAATATTGAGTGTGGGGATATTGAGAAAAAGATTTACTACATTAATCGCATTACAGATATTTTTACAGAGCTTTTGAATATTTTGGATTATGAAAAAGGTGGAGATGTCGCGGTATATCTTACAGGACTTTATACACATCAAATAAAGCTTCTCACTCAAGCGAATGTCGAAAACAATCCAGAAAAAATCGATATTGTCTTAAATGTCGCCAAGGGATTATTAGAGGCGTGGAGAGAAATACACCATAATGAATTGGTGCAATAA
- the fliD gene encoding flagellar filament capping protein FliD, translating into MAIGKINSLGVGSGVLNYDVIDKLRESDEKAMIKPIERKMEQNVEKQKTLAEIKTLLSGLRTPTKFLADYSSYLGRTTHVNSDAIKASVASGVPIQDIKIDVHQLAQGDINEIGGKFESRDSTFSENDIKLSFFTQGKKYDINIKAGMSVGDVAQLITDETNGEVTGIIMKTGGAKPYQLMLNSKGMGDQSRIYFGTLMQTGVIQNGALNLEQGDFNITLKDNHGNEHTLDIILKTDGSSDSALVLKEAIKEAIQKNTDLKDLLDSDINIGLDNDGKSLILNDLRGYEIKVGGNQAKALGFKETQSKQEPLAQSGSAVKAGKLSGVVQIGSVPLDLAKMTKDKNTSEQNAQIIAQAIENIAGMHAKTDGQGKLTLYSEIGEIKIQANDDVGKQAIADMGLQAGIMQGYAKLQDSLFKIKNIQKGSDALISYNGALVSRPTNEINDVISGVSLTLQSTTEEGKPAIISVGRDTQAIVDNLKEFVKAYNELVPKLNESTRYDEDSKIAGIFNGVSDIRTIRSSLNSLITYSEFLDTNILNLVAYGITLNDNGVMFLDENKLSSAINSNPKGTEEFFFGKDKKESSGKETHIDGVFVKIDKFLSGLVDGSNSRLEVFGSSLERDAKSLQKDKKSANELLDTRYDTMAQRFAAYDNQIAKTKNAFGSVQMMIDQSVAKK; encoded by the coding sequence ATGGCAATTGGTAAAATTAATTCACTTGGCGTAGGAAGTGGTGTTTTAAATTATGATGTGATCGACAAACTACGAGAATCTGATGAAAAAGCTATGATTAAGCCCATTGAGCGAAAAATGGAACAAAATGTCGAAAAACAAAAAACACTCGCTGAAATTAAAACACTTCTTTCAGGACTTCGCACCCCTACGAAATTTTTGGCTGATTATTCTTCGTATTTGGGGCGGACAACGCATGTAAATTCTGACGCTATAAAGGCAAGTGTGGCAAGTGGTGTGCCGATTCAAGATATTAAAATCGATGTGCATCAGCTTGCTCAAGGCGACATCAATGAGATCGGTGGTAAATTTGAAAGCAGAGATAGCACTTTTAGTGAAAATGACATTAAGTTGAGTTTTTTTACACAGGGTAAAAAATACGACATCAATATCAAAGCAGGAATGAGCGTAGGTGATGTAGCACAGCTTATCACCGATGAGACAAATGGCGAAGTTACTGGAATCATCATGAAAACAGGAGGTGCAAAGCCATATCAGCTTATGCTTAATTCCAAAGGAATGGGCGATCAAAGCAGAATCTATTTTGGGACATTAATGCAAACAGGTGTCATACAAAATGGAGCGTTGAATTTGGAGCAGGGCGATTTCAATATCACACTCAAAGATAATCATGGCAATGAGCATACGCTTGATATTATCCTTAAAACTGATGGCTCTTCAGATTCTGCATTGGTGCTTAAAGAAGCGATCAAAGAAGCCATACAAAAAAATACAGATCTCAAAGACTTGCTTGATTCTGATATTAATATCGGCTTAGATAATGACGGAAAATCACTTATTCTTAATGATTTGCGCGGATATGAGATCAAAGTTGGCGGGAATCAAGCCAAAGCATTAGGATTCAAAGAAACCCAAAGCAAACAAGAGCCATTAGCACAATCTGGGAGCGCTGTCAAGGCTGGGAAGCTAAGTGGCGTAGTTCAGATTGGTAGTGTTCCGCTTGATTTAGCCAAAATGACAAAAGACAAAAACACAAGCGAGCAAAATGCTCAAATCATTGCGCAAGCCATTGAAAATATCGCAGGTATGCACGCTAAGACAGATGGGCAGGGCAAATTAACGCTGTATTCTGAAATTGGAGAGATAAAAATACAAGCAAATGATGACGTAGGCAAGCAAGCCATAGCTGATATGGGATTGCAAGCGGGCATTATGCAAGGATATGCAAAACTTCAGGATAGCTTGTTTAAAATCAAAAATATCCAAAAAGGAAGCGATGCGCTCATCTCTTATAATGGTGCGCTTGTATCGCGCCCAACTAATGAAATCAATGATGTGATAAGTGGCGTTTCTTTGACGCTCCAATCCACGACAGAAGAGGGCAAACCTGCAATTATTAGTGTCGGTAGAGATACGCAAGCAATTGTTGATAATCTCAAAGAATTTGTCAAAGCATATAATGAACTTGTGCCAAAGCTCAATGAAAGCACGCGATATGATGAAGATTCTAAGATCGCGGGGATTTTTAATGGCGTGAGTGATATTCGCACGATCCGATCTTCTTTGAATTCGCTCATCACATATTCGGAGTTTTTGGATACAAATATCTTAAATCTCGTTGCGTATGGGATTACGCTTAATGATAATGGAGTGATGTTTCTTGATGAAAACAAACTCTCAAGTGCTATAAATTCCAATCCAAAAGGCACAGAGGAATTTTTCTTTGGCAAAGATAAGAAAGAATCATCAGGAAAAGAGACACATATTGATGGAGTTTTTGTCAAAATCGATAAATTTTTGAGCGGATTAGTCGATGGTAGTAATTCAAGGCTTGAAGTTTTTGGGTCATCATTAGAGAGAGATGCAAAAAGTTTGCAAAAGGACAAAAAAAGTGCAAATGAATTGCTTGATACTCGATACGATACAATGGCTCAACGATTTGCAGCTTATGACAATCAAATTGCAAAAACCAAAAATGCATTTGGTTCTGTCCAGATGATGATTGATCAGTCTGTGGCGAAAAAATAA
- a CDS encoding flagellar protein FlaG: MLETVNTNQVSSLRSTLYDMASSAGKPYGKHESSVAGINNKSNIQQESKKIHKEQLEQELNLDKLNKQMKQIGTDINFSYNDDIEGLVVTVKEAGGEKIIREIPTKEVIALVRQMNEVVGLIFDAKG; this comes from the coding sequence ATGTTGGAGACTGTTAATACAAATCAAGTTTCTTCATTAAGAAGCACATTATACGATATGGCAAGCAGTGCTGGAAAGCCTTATGGAAAGCATGAAAGCAGTGTCGCTGGAATCAACAATAAGAGTAATATTCAGCAAGAATCTAAAAAAATACATAAAGAACAATTAGAGCAGGAATTAAATCTTGATAAGCTCAATAAGCAAATGAAACAAATTGGGACGGATATTAATTTCAGCTATAACGATGATATTGAAGGTTTGGTTGTAACCGTCAAAGAAGCGGGTGGAGAAAAGATTATCCGCGAGATACCTACAAAAGAAGTGATCGCACTTGTTAGACAAATGAATGAAGTTGTGGGATTAATTTTTGACGCAAAAGGCTAG
- a CDS encoding murein hydrolase activator EnvC family protein: MRFIFALFALILCGGFVFADNMEDIEKNINSNKAKLLEKTKEQQKISTHLTTLGNTINARKAQITKLQAQIDFLQKNISQNQSQSQSQAKQLDSLQKTLKNLESQKNQIQLYIANLIINDIAFTLILDKQSVISPDDIILEDVFELLTRHTQQKIVALNEQQSQVNATISKITNNINEISVLIDSQQNKKEQLQKIIKEQDLLSQKLQSEINDYNQKLVQISKERVGLDSILQELNIVKANKQKQIAELEAKKQRERELAQKNQNTQESTTQKAESKSSTMNIVQVANSYKNVSVVKYTGAKTIAPLDYYSVEQNFGPYYDPVYNLKVFNESVTLISKMPNSVVYSIFDGKVVYAKEAPILKKVVIIEHSNEMYSIYSQLDKIAPTIKPGFVVKKGYTIGRVSQRLGLEITQKDKHIDPLEIIAKSK; the protein is encoded by the coding sequence ATGCGCTTTATATTTGCATTATTTGCATTGATATTGTGTGGCGGGTTTGTCTTTGCGGACAATATGGAGGATATAGAGAAAAATATCAACTCCAACAAAGCCAAGCTATTAGAAAAAACAAAAGAGCAGCAAAAAATCTCAACCCATCTCACAACACTTGGCAATACAATCAACGCTCGCAAAGCCCAAATCACAAAGCTACAAGCCCAAATTGACTTTTTGCAAAAAAACATTAGCCAAAACCAAAGTCAAAGCCAATCTCAAGCCAAGCAACTTGATAGCTTACAAAAAACACTCAAAAACCTAGAATCTCAAAAAAATCAAATCCAGCTCTATATCGCTAATTTAATCATAAACGACATCGCTTTTACTTTGATTTTGGATAAGCAGAGTGTGATTTCTCCTGATGATATTATTTTAGAAGATGTATTTGAACTCCTCACGCGCCACACACAGCAAAAAATCGTCGCACTCAATGAACAACAATCTCAAGTCAATGCAACCATAAGCAAGATCACAAATAATATCAATGAAATCAGCGTGCTTATCGACTCACAACAAAACAAAAAAGAGCAGCTCCAAAAAATAATCAAAGAGCAAGATTTGCTAAGCCAAAAGCTCCAAAGTGAGATCAACGACTACAACCAAAAGCTCGTGCAAATTAGTAAAGAGAGAGTCGGGCTAGATTCTATACTTCAAGAGCTAAATATCGTCAAAGCAAACAAGCAAAAACAAATCGCCGAGCTTGAAGCCAAAAAACAAAGAGAAAGAGAGTTAGCCCAAAAAAATCAAAACACTCAAGAAAGCACAACCCAAAAAGCAGAATCTAAATCAAGCACAATGAATATCGTGCAGGTTGCTAATAGCTACAAAAATGTATCTGTGGTGAAATATACAGGTGCCAAAACCATTGCGCCATTGGATTATTATAGTGTCGAGCAGAATTTTGGACCATATTATGATCCGGTGTATAATCTCAAGGTTTTTAATGAATCTGTAACGCTCATTTCAAAAATGCCAAATTCTGTTGTATATAGCATTTTTGATGGGAAAGTCGTGTATGCAAAAGAAGCTCCAATACTCAAAAAAGTCGTGATTATCGAGCATAGCAATGAAATGTATAGCATTTATTCTCAGCTTGATAAAATCGCTCCGACAATCAAGCCGGGCTTTGTCGTCAAAAAGGGCTACACAATCGGTAGAGTCTCGCAGCGACTCGGCTTAGAAATTACCCAAAAAGACAAGCATATTGATCCTTTGGAGATTATTGCAAAAAGTAAATAA
- a CDS encoding FtsX-like permease family protein yields the protein MSNIKQHFFFILPLVALLFGLESLILINRAIISNEDKLLQNYAIVIASKQNLTLEFISQNIPEASSIEPIDPSFVLDKIRPNMNNDDFENIKKGLSLYYALKLSSFPDEKRLAKIDSTLSKIPGVIRTESFSKTHNQTSKLLYFIKLSVQIFALLIAVLSVLLMISQIRIWHFEHNKRVQIMTYLGASMWMKNKFLIKSVLGDSIFASCLSIGGVLYFSTTSASMQVIEALGVRNDIFYFFEDYAFLLLASVVISLFSAIIAIFLQRKV from the coding sequence ATGAGCAACATTAAGCAGCATTTTTTCTTTATTTTGCCATTGGTGGCTTTGCTTTTTGGGTTAGAGAGTTTGATTTTAATCAATCGCGCAATCATTAGCAATGAAGATAAACTTTTGCAAAATTATGCCATTGTAATTGCAAGCAAGCAGAATCTAACGCTTGAATTTATCTCTCAAAACATTCCTGAAGCCTCATCTATCGAGCCTATTGATCCAAGTTTTGTGCTTGATAAAATCCGCCCTAATATGAATAATGATGATTTTGAAAACATCAAAAAAGGACTTTCTTTGTATTATGCGCTCAAGCTTTCCTCATTTCCCGATGAGAAGAGATTGGCAAAAATAGATTCTACTTTGAGTAAGATTCCGGGTGTGATTCGGACAGAATCTTTTAGTAAAACCCATAATCAAACCTCAAAACTACTTTATTTTATCAAATTAAGCGTGCAGATTTTTGCTTTGCTTATCGCAGTTTTGAGCGTTTTATTGATGATTAGCCAAATCAGAATCTGGCATTTTGAGCATAATAAACGAGTGCAGATTATGACTTATTTGGGTGCGAGTATGTGGATGAAAAACAAATTTTTAATCAAGTCTGTTTTGGGTGATTCGATTTTTGCGTCTTGTTTGAGTATCGGTGGGGTGCTGTATTTCTCGACTACATCTGCCTCTATGCAAGTGATTGAGGCACTTGGCGTGCGTAATGATATTTTTTATTTTTTTGAAGATTATGCCTTTTTGCTTCTTGCTTCAGTGGTTATTTCTTTGTTTTCTGCCATTATTGCTATCTTTTTACAAAGGAAAGTGTAA
- a CDS encoding cell division ATP-binding protein FtsE, with translation MSLISASKLTLGYHKDEPVIIDANFEINHKDFVFISGPSGSGKSTLLNSLYGGLSPMSGNLSVCDINLSKASKRSINYLRQRIGIVFQDYKLIEEWSVEKNIALPMEINGYKKDACDAQVEKLLSHIGLLHKANKYPLELSGGEQQRVAMARAIAHRPMLILADEPTGNLDDFSSDMIWSLLKSANEQLDITIVVVTHRVPMRINIEYRHLFIDRERNSIYEQH, from the coding sequence ATGAGTCTTATTTCAGCTTCTAAATTAACATTAGGCTACCATAAAGACGAGCCTGTGATTATTGATGCAAATTTTGAAATCAATCACAAAGATTTTGTCTTTATCTCGGGTCCAAGTGGAAGTGGCAAAAGCACTTTGCTTAATTCCCTTTATGGTGGGTTATCGCCTATGAGTGGCAATCTTAGTGTGTGTGATATTAATCTCTCAAAAGCAAGCAAGCGATCGATTAATTATTTGAGACAGCGCATAGGAATCGTGTTTCAAGATTATAAATTGATTGAGGAATGGAGTGTCGAAAAAAATATCGCTCTTCCTATGGAGATTAATGGCTACAAAAAAGACGCTTGCGATGCGCAGGTAGAAAAATTGCTCTCACACATCGGATTATTGCATAAGGCAAATAAATATCCGCTTGAACTTAGCGGTGGAGAGCAGCAAAGAGTGGCAATGGCTCGTGCGATCGCACATCGTCCAATGCTTATTCTTGCTGATGAGCCCACAGGCAATCTTGATGATTTTTCAAGTGATATGATTTGGAGTTTGCTTAAAAGTGCAAACGAACAGCTTGATATAACGATTGTCGTCGTGACACATCGTGTGCCAATGAGAATCAATATCGAATATCGCCATTTATTTATTGATCGAGAAAGGAATTCTATTTATGAGCAACATTAA
- the trmB gene encoding tRNA (guanosine(46)-N7)-methyltransferase TrmB, with protein MPHFLAYKTNFCLPLVCNDYEISYKIQSLKYPELSLLCVRYQQRVFFIQERKRKDKNDILIKALKITKPAPVGILKEALKILSRHSDTFCHNLENTKPKQEVEIPYFINPEDLHKLKMLDSTRSISLEIGFGSGRHILWLAKQNPQSLFIGLEVHTPSIEQVLRQIQILGLENLYILNFDARILLEILPSNILHRIYLHFPVPWNKAKHRRIMSKTFLAHALRVLHKDGILELRTDDKEYFTDTLESILSFPNAKFMVHKNISQEITSKYEARWQKQQKDIYDVNIISLHDEEQNIQDFSFTQDFDFMLPKALIQKILSNPLSQAKIDNLTQKRVYQGYFLHIYDVYQDLSRVIFLVSMGDFLLPLNRVIVLQNDNSVLYYPQSFIPNQGTIMAYIKFIEVLENL; from the coding sequence ATGCCACATTTTCTAGCTTACAAGACAAATTTTTGCCTGCCACTTGTTTGCAATGATTATGAAATATCATATAAGATTCAGAGCCTAAAATATCCAGAGCTTTCACTTCTTTGTGTGCGCTATCAGCAGAGAGTGTTTTTTATCCAAGAAAGAAAAAGAAAAGACAAAAACGACATACTCATAAAAGCCCTAAAAATCACAAAACCAGCACCAGTTGGAATCCTAAAGGAAGCCTTAAAGATTCTATCAAGGCATAGTGATACTTTTTGTCATAATCTTGAAAACACAAAGCCAAAGCAAGAAGTTGAGATTCCGTATTTTATCAATCCTGAGGATTTGCATAAGCTCAAAATGCTAGATTCTACGCGATCAATCAGCCTAGAGATTGGGTTTGGAAGCGGTCGGCATATCCTTTGGCTTGCAAAGCAGAATCCACAATCGCTTTTCATCGGACTTGAAGTACATACGCCCTCCATTGAGCAGGTTTTGCGGCAGATTCAGATTTTGGGATTAGAGAATCTTTATATTCTTAATTTTGATGCGCGGATTTTGCTAGAGATTTTGCCATCAAATATCCTTCATCGCATATACCTGCACTTTCCAGTGCCATGGAATAAAGCCAAACATCGTCGCATTATGAGTAAGACTTTTTTGGCGCATGCATTAAGGGTGCTTCACAAAGACGGAATCTTAGAGCTTAGAACAGATGATAAAGAATATTTTACTGATACGCTAGAATCTATTTTGTCATTTCCAAATGCTAAATTTATGGTGCATAAAAACATCTCACAAGAAATTACTAGCAAATATGAAGCAAGGTGGCAAAAACAGCAAAAAGACATTTATGATGTCAATATTATAAGTTTGCATGATGAGGAGCAAAATATTCAAGATTTTAGTTTTACACAAGATTTTGATTTTATGCTTCCAAAAGCTTTGATTCAAAAGATTCTCTCAAATCCCCTCTCTCAAGCCAAAATTGATAATCTGACACAAAAACGCGTATATCAGGGTTATTTTTTGCATATATATGATGTGTATCAAGATTTGAGTCGGGTTATTTTTTTGGTGAGTATGGGTGATTTTTTGTTGCCTTTGAATCGCGTTATTGTGTTGCAAAACGATAATAGCGTGCTATACTATCCGCAATCATTTATTCCAAATCAAGGAACAATTATGGCATATATTAAATTTATTGAGGTATTGGAGAATCTATGA
- a CDS encoding fibronectin type III domain-containing protein produces the protein MKPYSLILFCSILASVLFLGCSNKSVGIGFLNTNDIIDQNLPVIHNIRTLVDVTSVALEWDLMQDIHSVKGFVIYQIQSNKKPKKIATIKNPYSTHYVVNSLLPQTSYSFAIAVLGKDNAISKQSQSVEIKTSFIDPIEQGFASFDKPKSIKLIWSPHPNPSITQYIIQRMNDSGKFLNIATVKNRLMVEFFDTNLSDGKEYSYRIVAQDFDGTKSLPSEVINGKTKNKPQTITSLQASRKYAKKIQLEWGSVAEAKKYEIYYSDTLDGKYNLLGTSDTNSFVDSINQDGVTRFYKVIAIDESGIASDLPKGAVMGETLPPLLVPKIIKSSVQNKHGVIEWEVINNAHVKSYAVYRLTEKTKTPLRFDNTTKTKFVDKDMALSKKYTYWVVAVDENGNESAPSQKIELWLP, from the coding sequence ATGAAGCCATACAGCTTGATACTTTTTTGCAGCATTTTAGCTAGTGTGCTTTTTTTGGGTTGTTCAAACAAAAGTGTAGGCATTGGGTTTTTGAATACAAATGACATTATAGACCAGAATCTACCTGTGATTCACAATATCCGCACGCTCGTTGATGTTACTTCTGTGGCACTTGAGTGGGATCTTATGCAAGATATTCATTCTGTTAAGGGGTTTGTGATTTATCAGATCCAATCCAATAAAAAACCTAAAAAAATCGCAACAATCAAGAATCCATATTCAACGCATTATGTTGTGAATTCTCTTTTGCCACAGACTTCATATTCATTTGCAATCGCTGTGCTTGGCAAAGATAATGCTATATCAAAGCAATCTCAAAGTGTTGAGATAAAAACTTCTTTTATCGATCCCATAGAGCAAGGATTTGCCTCTTTTGATAAGCCAAAGAGTATCAAGCTCATCTGGAGTCCTCACCCAAATCCAAGTATCACGCAATACATTATCCAACGAATGAATGATTCTGGAAAATTTTTAAATATCGCTACTGTGAAAAATCGCTTAATGGTTGAGTTTTTTGATACTAATTTAAGCGATGGCAAGGAGTATTCGTATCGGATTGTAGCGCAGGATTTTGATGGGACAAAATCTTTGCCAAGTGAAGTTATCAATGGCAAAACCAAAAACAAACCACAAACAATCACCTCACTTCAAGCCTCAAGAAAATACGCCAAAAAGATCCAGCTAGAATGGGGCAGTGTCGCTGAAGCCAAAAAATACGAAATTTATTATTCTGATACGCTTGATGGAAAGTATAATCTTCTTGGCACATCAGATACAAATTCTTTTGTAGATTCTATCAATCAAGATGGCGTAACGAGATTTTATAAGGTTATAGCCATAGATGAGAGTGGTATTGCAAGTGATTTGCCAAAGGGTGCTGTAATGGGCGAGACATTGCCACCGCTTTTGGTGCCAAAAATCATAAAATCTAGCGTGCAAAATAAGCATGGCGTTATTGAATGGGAAGTGATTAATAACGCGCATGTCAAGTCGTATGCAGTGTATCGACTTACAGAAAAGACAAAAACACCATTGCGATTTGACAATACGACAAAGACAAAGTTTGTCGATAAAGATATGGCATTGTCTAAGAAATATACATATTGGGTTGTGGCTGTTGATGAGAATGGCAATGAATCAGCCCCGAGTCAAAAAATCGAGCTTTGGCTTCCGTAA
- a CDS encoding RluA family pseudouridine synthase → MDSSTKTNLLASHKIKFNANLGSNTLDLTSFQNTQSQGVQSQTKQPQNVQSQKTRLDDYLAQYLDSSKNQILHLIKNGYVKLNAKIAKKGGIILKHNDEIYITLPTYNQTSHTEYLDFADKMDIEILYEDDDILVLNKPPHLVVHTAPSVKEPTLVDWLKSKHIKLSTLSGEERVGIVHRLDKQTSGSIAIAKNNTAHLALSQQLQTKEMGRYYLAVIDVPLKDRMFVECHLARHPKNRLKITNTDNLKIQIPNTRYSKSEFVPLLESKNSKYQLIAIRLYTGRTHQIRAHLESLSRHIIGDTLYGYLGKDNVRVMLHSYVLHLTHPATRKKLIFCAPMFRDMLQFCFTYFGEEQLHEAIQLDTFLQHFS, encoded by the coding sequence ATGGATTCTAGCACAAAAACAAATCTTTTAGCAAGTCATAAAATAAAATTCAATGCTAATTTAGGCTCAAACACATTAGATTTGACATCATTTCAAAATACACAATCTCAGGGCGTGCAATCTCAAACCAAACAACCCCAAAACGTGCAATCCCAAAAAACGCGTCTTGATGATTATTTGGCGCAATATTTGGATTCTAGTAAAAATCAGATTCTGCATTTAATCAAAAATGGCTATGTCAAGCTCAATGCCAAAATTGCCAAAAAAGGCGGAATCATCTTAAAACACAACGATGAAATATATATTACTTTGCCTACATACAACCAAACAAGCCATACAGAATATTTAGATTTTGCAGACAAAATGGATATTGAGATTTTGTATGAAGATGATGATATTTTGGTTTTAAATAAGCCTCCTCATCTTGTCGTGCATACCGCACCAAGCGTCAAAGAGCCAACTCTTGTTGATTGGCTAAAATCTAAACACATCAAGCTCTCAACCCTTAGCGGTGAAGAACGTGTAGGAATTGTTCATAGACTTGATAAGCAGACAAGCGGATCGATAGCCATTGCCAAAAATAATACAGCTCATCTTGCCTTAAGCCAGCAGCTCCAAACAAAAGAAATGGGTCGTTATTATTTGGCTGTGATTGATGTGCCACTCAAAGACAGAATGTTTGTCGAATGCCATTTAGCAAGACACCCCAAAAATCGCCTCAAAATCACAAATACTGACAATCTCAAAATCCAGATTCCAAATACGCGCTATTCCAAAAGTGAATTTGTGCCATTATTAGAATCTAAAAACTCAAAATATCAGCTTATTGCTATTAGACTCTACACGGGGCGCACACATCAGATCCGCGCGCATCTTGAAAGTCTATCGCGACATATTATCGGAGATACGCTTTATGGGTATTTAGGTAAGGATAATGTCCGCGTTATGCTACATTCTTATGTGCTGCATTTAACGCACCCTGCAACGCGAAAAAAACTTATATTTTGTGCGCCTATGTTTAGAGATATGTTACAATTTTGTTTTACTTATTTTGGGGAGGAGCAATTACATGAAGCCATACAGCTTGATACTTTTTTGCAGCATTTTAGCTAG